The Molothrus aeneus isolate 106 chromosome 30, BPBGC_Maene_1.0, whole genome shotgun sequence genome contains a region encoding:
- the SLC4A8 gene encoding electroneutral sodium bicarbonate exchanger 1, protein MPAGSNEPDGILSYQRHDEEAVIDQGRTSNVVNIHYEKEELEGHRTLYVGVRMPLVRQSHRHHRAHSQKHRKREREKDAVPAEQGYHYTPSQRVQFILGTEEDEQHVPHDLFTELDEICVKEGEDAEWKETARWLKFEEDVEDGGERWSKPYVATLSLHSLFELRSCIINGTVLLDVRATSVEDIADLILAQQEPSPEFDERTRAKVREVLLKKHHHQNERKRNNLLPIVRSFADVSKKQDLHLLEKPAQTLTPHPSPTTAEAKNGVTPETSAMDLSKAELHFMKKIPSGAEASNVLVGELDFLHQPLVAFVRLTPAVLLSGMTEVPIPTRFLFVLLGPGGKAHQYHEIGRSMATTMTDEVFHDVAYKAKDRADLVAGIDEFLDQVTVLPPGEWDPSIRIEPPKNVPSQEKRKMPGALDESSSHSKPEKHSGPELERTGRLFGGLVLDVKRKAPWFWSDFRDGLSLQCLASFLFLYCACMSPVITFGGLLGEATHGHISAMESLLGASMTGVVYSLFAGQPLTILGSTGPVLVFEKILYKFCKEYTLSYLSLRTCIGLWTAFFCVVLVATDASCLVCYITRFTEEAFASLICIIFIYEALEKLSHLRETFPVHMHSKLDLLTIYYCKCEPPAHPSNDTLRIWRSSGVNVSGITWGNLTVTECRSLHGEFHGPACGHNGPYAPNVLFWCCILFFSTFVLSSLLKKFKTSRYFPTRVRSTVSDFAVFLTIVIMVLIDLGIGIPSPKLHVPHVFKPTRDDRGWLINPIGPNPWWTVLAALIPALLCTILIFMDQQITAVIVNRKEHRLKKGCGYHLDLFMVAVMLGVCSVMGLPWFVAATVLSITHVNSLKVESDCSAPGEQPKFLGIREQRVTGLMIFVLMGCSVFFTSVLKFIPMPVLYGVFLYMGVSSLRGIQFFDRLKLFWMPAKHQPDFIYLRHVPLRKVHLFTLIQLLCLVLLWAIKASRAAIIFPMMVLALVFVRKVMDFCFSKRELSFLDDLMPESKKKKLDDAKNEAKEEEESQKMMEAAAANSVQLKLGKTSRVDTPKPSSDRADPSEINISDEMSKTTVWKALTMNTETL, encoded by the exons ATGCCCGCCGGCAGCAACGAGCCCGATGGCATCCTCAGCTACCAG AGACATGACGAGGAGGCCGTGATTGACCAGGGCAGGACGAGCAATGTGGTCAACATCCACTATgagaaggaggagctggaag GCCACCGGACCCTGTACGTGGGCGTGCGGATGCCACTGGTGCGCCAGAGCCACCGGCACCACCGCGCCCACAGCCAGAAGCACCGGAAACGGGAGCGGGAGAAGGACGCGGTGCCCGCCGAGCAGGGATACCACT ACACCCCATCCCAGCGGGTCCAGTTCATCCTGGGCACGGAGGAGGACGAGCAGCACGTTCCTCATGACTTGTTCACAGAGCTGGATGAGATCTGCGTGAAGGAGGGGGAAGATGCCGAGTGGAAGGAGACGGCCAG GTGGCTGAAATTCGAGGAGGACGTGGAGGATGGGGGCGAGCGCTGGAGCAAACCCTACGTGGCCacgctgtccctgcacagcctcttCGAGCTGCGCAGCTGCATCATCAACGGCACCGTGCTGCTGGACGTGCGCGCCACCAGCGTCGAGGACATCGCTG ACCTGATCCTGGCCCAGCAGGAGCCCTCGCCGGAGTTCGACGAGCGCACGCGGGCCAAGGTCCGGGAGGTGCTGCTGAAGAAGCACCACCACCAGAACGAGAGGAAGAGGAACAACCTCCTGCCCATTGTGCGCTCctttgctgatgtcagcaagaaACAGGACCTGCACCTGCTGGAGAAGCCAG cccaaaccctcACCCCTCACCCTTCTCCCACCACTGCAGAAGCTAAAAATGGGGTGACCCCTGAGACCAGTGCCATGGACCTGAGCAAG GCGGAGCTGCACTTCATGAAGAAGATCCCCAGCGGAGCGGAGGCGTCCAACGTGCTGGTGGGAGAGCTGGATTTCCTCCACCAGCCCCTCGTGGCCTTTGTCCGCCTGACCCCGGCCGTGCTCCTGTCGGGAATGACAGAAGTTCCCATCCCAACAAG GTTCCTCTTTGTTCTGCTGGGGCCAGGAGGAAAAGCCCATCAGTACCACGAGATCGGCAGGTCCATGGCCACCACCATGACGGATGAG GTTTTCCACGACGTTGCCTACAAAGCCAAGGACCGGGCTGACCTCGTGGCTGGCATTGATGAGTTCCTGGATCAGGTCACGGTGTTGCCTCCAGGAGAGTGGGACCCATCCATCCGAATCGAGCCCCCCAAAAACGTCCCCTCCCAG gaaaagaggaagatgCCAGGAGCTCTGGATGAGAGTTCTTCCCACAGCAAACCAGAGAAACACAGCGGTCCTGAACTGGAGCGGACTGGGAG gctcttTGGGGGTCTGGTCCTGGACGTGAAGCGCAAGGCGCCGTGGTTCTGGAGTGACTTCAGGGACGGTCTgagcctgcagtgcctggcGTCCTTCCTGTTCCTTTACTGTGCCTGCATGTCCCCCGTCATCACCTTCGGGGGCCTGCTGGGGGAGGCAACCCACGGCCACATT AGTGCCATGGAGTCACTGCTGGGAGCGTCCATGACGGGCGTGGTTTATTCTCTCTTTGCTGGCCAACCCCTCACCATCCTCGGCAGCACTGGACCCGTCCTGGTCTTTGAGAAGATTCTCTACAAATTCTGCAA GGAATACACGCTCTCCTACCTGTCCCTGCGGACGTGCATCGGGCTCTGGACCGCGTTCTTCTGCGTGGTGCTGGTGGCCACGGACGCCAGCTGCCTGGTGTGCTACATCACCCGCTTCACCGAGGAGGCCTTCGCCTCCCTCATCTGCATCATCTTCATCTACGAGGCCCTGGAGAAGCTGAGCCACCTGCGGGAGACCTTCCCCGTGCACATGCATAGCAAGCTGGACCTCCTCACCATCTATTA CTGTAAGTGTGAGcccccagctcatcccagcaaTGACACCCTGCGGATCTGGAGGAGCAGCGGGGTCAACGTGTCGGGAATCACCTGGGGAAACCTCACAGTGACC GAATGTCGCTCCTTGCATGGGGAGTTCCACGGACCTGCCTGTGGACACAACGGCCCCTACGCGCCCAATGTCCTCTTCTGGTGCTGCATCCTCTTCTTCTCCACCTTTGTCCTGTCGAGTTTGTTGAAGAAGTTTAAAACCAGCCGTTACTTCCCAACCAGA GTCCGATCCACAGTGAGTGACTTTGCTGTGTTCCTCACCATTGTCATCATGGTGCTCATTGACCTCGGGATCGGGATCCCGTCCCCCAAGCTCCACGTCCCCCACGTGTTCAAG CCCACCAGGGATGACCGTGGGTGGCTCATCAACCCCATTGGGCCCAACCCGTGGTGGACGGTGTTGGCCGCGCTCATCCCGGCCCTGCTCTGCACCATCCTCATCTTCATGGACCAGCAGATCACGGCCGTCATCGTCAACAGGAAGGAGCACAGGCTCAag AAAGGCTGCGGGTACCACCTGGACCTGTTCATGGTGGCCGTGATGCTGGGGGTGTGCTCGGTGATGGGGCTGCCCTGGTTCGTGGCCGCCACCGTCCTGTCCATCACCCACGTCAACAGCCTCAAGGTGGAGTCCGACTGCTCCGCGCCGGGCGAGCAGCCCAAGTTCCTGGGGATCCGGGAGCAGAGGGTCACTGGCCTGATGATCTTCGTGCTCATGGGCTGCTCCGTTTTCTTCACCTCCGTGCTCAAG tttatCCCGATGCCAGTCCTTTATGGAGTCTTTCTGTACATGGGGGTCTCGTCACTCCGAGGAATCCAG ttCTTTGACCGCCTGAAGCTGTTCTGGATGCCGGCCAAGCACCAGCCCGACTTCATCTACCTGCGCCACGTGCCCCTGCGCAAGGTGCACCTGTTCACCctcatccagctgctctgcctcgTGCTGCTCTGGGCCATCAAAGCTTCCCGCGCCGCCATCATCTTCCCCATGATG GTTTTGGCTCTTGTTTTTGTCCGGAAAGTGATGGATTTCTGCTTCTCCAAGCGGGAGCTCAGCTTCCTGGATGACCTCATGCCAGAAAGCAAGAAGAAGAAGTTGGACGATGCCAAAAATGAAGCCAAAGAAGAGGAG GAGTCCCAGAAAATgatggaagcagctgctgcGAATTCTGTTCAGCTGAAGCTGGGCAAGACCAGCAGGGTGGACACCCCAAAGCCCAGCAGTGACAG GGCTGATCCTTCCGAGATCAACATTTCGGACGAGATGTCCAAGACCACGGTGTGGAAGGCTCTGACCATGAACACAGAGACGCTCTGA
- the LOC136567827 gene encoding pro-glucagon-like codes for MVQWLYLSGLVLAVLIPAGGQVAPKDLQELSRWKLLGPQNSQSFLSHIKRHSEGTFTSDFTRYLDRMKAKDFVHWLINTKRYN; via the exons ATGGTGCAGTGGCTGTACCTGTCCGGGCTGGTGCTCGCCGTGCTCATCCCAGCCGGAGGGCAGGTGGCTCCCAAggacctgcaggagctgtcCAG ATGGAAGCTGTTGGGACCCCAGAACTCCCAGAGCTTCCTGTCCCACATCAAGCGACACTCGGAGGGGACCTTCACGAGCGACTTCACGCGGTACCTGGACAGGATGAAGGCCAAGGACTTCGTGCATTGGCTCATCAACACAAagag gTACAATTAA